GTGAGTAAAACCTCGAAAATATAGACGTAAAAACCATAATAACATAGTTTTCAAGATTTAAGAGCTATCGGTTTTGCTATTTCCCTTTAAACGCACAGAAAACGGAAAGAACCGTGCTCCgatggtgaaaaaatctaaaaacGGATTAAAGGAAAGGAGAGGAattactttatttaagtgtctagtcgttcaaGCGctgagcactaattggggacactgtagactgaaattaacaattaacacaaatcaatgaaatgttggtttttgaggagaggggaaaaccagagtacccgaagaaaaaccactgggtgcagagtagagaaccaacaaactaaactcacacatgacgccgagtctgggaaacGAACctggggctcgtttctcgaaactcccgaaaatttacgggccattttctgGTGTCACagttccttttgtatctcaagaacggagaggatttaagtcgtcaaacttcacagttatttttctttttgttaccttgaaaacacattaaaagatcggctctccaaaataagcggttagcagttcacaaatggcttttcgggcccgaaatgtTTTCGgcactttcgagaaacgggcccccgggccacattggtgggaggcgagatgctctcaccactgcgccatccctgcactccaCTGATATGATATTAGATTGATATGTTGTTCCTAAACAGGTATTACCAGATCCGATGACCTCAACGCTTTGTTTGGAAAAAGTCCCAAAAACGACCCACAGTCCTTATCTTTGGAGTTTAAATCTGTGGCCAATCCTGAACCTTTTGCGGATAACGTCGAATCGACATCGTTGGAAGACAGCGATGACCTCCAGAGTTCTGACATTTCCTTTGACCTGCTGGAAACGTCCAAACATGATAAACATGAAGGGAATGAAGTTGTAGATACAGAGGATTCTGATTATATTGAAACAGGGAAAAAACATCGAAAGCACAACGAACCATTCAAAAAAACCAGCGTGGAGAATAACATGTATATGAAAGATTTTAAGACTGGAAAAGCGACAAATTCTTCAAACAATGTAAATCCCTCGCATGAAAGGCAGGTCGACCATCAGGAGATTAAAGGACAGTTTTTAAACGCAAGAACCTTCTCAAGGGAGAAGAGCCAAGAGAATGGAAATTTTAACTTTGACGAAGAGGAGGGGGAACATGGTTATAAACCTCATGAAGATATAACAAAAATGACTTTGCATAGCATACTTTTGCACCCAGAAGAAGGAGTCTTTGACTCTGGCATTGCTAGAGAAGTGAACATGCTCCCAAAACTCCTGGAGGACAAATCCGATGCAGGCAAAACTGTTAGCGTCATAGATAACAAAGAGATCGTTGGAAAGGTAACTAGAGATGGGCAATTTGGAAACGAAAAAACTACTGATGAATTGAAAAAGACTTTCAGCCCATATGCTGGCTCTAAGAAGTATTTTGTGGATCGTGGCGGACCGACTAGAGATCCCAAAAGAATCAAACGAGGAAGTTTCAATGATTCTCAAATAAGCGGTGAACCGGAAATGCGCTCAAGTGGCCACGATGCCAATGGAGAATCTGGTCCGGTGCAGAGTTTTTCCGAGAAAATACGTCCTATCGGAGAGGCTGCAGAAAAACAGGAGATGCAGAAAGGGACAAAGTCATTCGATCCCGTTCTTCTCTTGGAAGTGAGGAAAATAAGAATGAATGTTCTGAGAGCTGAAAGGCAAGCCATAAATGACTTAAATGATGTCCGGAAAAACTTCCGGTTGAAGATGGAAGATCTAATGGAGGATGTGAAGATGGTAAGGAAGCTTACGAGAAATGTTCACAGAAAAGTTGGATTGACGGTTAATCAAGCTCTCGCTATGGCAAGGCAGGCAAAGAACAACGCAACCAACCGACTCTACATGGCACGAAGTAAGTTGATAGCTGATGAAGACCCCATATTGCATTATATTGTAACTTTACCGTCCTACTGTGAAAGCATACATGCTCCTAGGTGTTTCTTTTCTGATCGCTCAGAAATTAAATCAGTACAGCAGTAATTAAGCTATACGTAAACACAACATAAAGACAAATGATTATGAACGAAGTCTACAACCGTTTTATATAAGATACTTCTGTTTAAGTCAATTTGTCTGATATATTACTCGGCCCAGTAAAGATGAACGCAAAATGGCCTctagggagggagagaaaaaataaaaaccagTCCTTTCCCATCCAACAAAGCATGCAATTGATCGACAAAAATGAACTGCTGCTTAAATTTAACGTATGCGGTAACCTGAAAGCTGGGGGTCACTGATTTGTACACCGTCCAATCCTCCACCAGTACTTGAATACGAAAATCTTTAAACGAAATGGAgaaaagtgatccttgcacttagtTCGACAACGGGCCCTTTGTAGGATAGTGATCaaatggtacaaaaaccgccatactagAACGCATGCCCaatgggacatctaaaacaatgaaACTTTAGATTTATCCTGCTTTGTTTTTGATCTCCCAGTGCGCGATTTGCGTTCCACTATCGCGGTTTTTGTACGATGTGATCACTAACCTCAAAGGACtcatttaagcaattgtctcttacagacacctgcaAAATTCAGGTAGCTTCAACGGAATTCGAACCCATGCAAGACCTGTGCacgcgatgccagtgcaatgctcttccaactgagctataaagtaATTAGGTTgggacaagagaaaatgaggggacagagagggaggctcagggcgttggccgggatatgtcatgtccacgaaagttatttttagacgagcggaagtctttgttctagcggaattctgtcttcagagacgtccgcatacagtcttgcctcgctctcaggttatagtgaaaagagaaaatgacggcgtaCGTGCAAggctaatgaatatttattttctttcaaacatcggaccgaggtcccatcattttctcttggttgggagcatgtgttcccgtgaaaaaTTCAGGTACTTTCAAAAGGAGCCCAAAGTGGTTTAATcagtagctcagttggtagagcattgcaccggcatcgcagaagtcatgggctcgaatccagttgaagccacctgaatttaaattttccagctaagtgagaggatcacttctctcaattttgtctataacccgcactttaaACGTACTGGGGAAGATTGGCACGAGGTTGTGGCAGTACGGACCcgtgaaagacaaaaaaatacggaaacggaTCGTTTCCAAGGTAATGGTCTGTACTGTAAAATCCAAACCAagaaccagccaatcagagtgttATATTTAGCCTGAGACTGATTGCTTTCCATATAATAATACACCCGAAGTAACTAAATTTGGTCACTTCACTTGTGAATGAGTAGTATATAGAATAGTGGTTCGCCCAAATCTCGTTTTGCAACTCGTTTGACGGTCTCGTTCACGTTGGGTACATTATATATAATGTTCCTTTTTCATTTCCctattcctttttcatttctctacGACAATGACATCCAATGAGAATAGAGACGAAAGTTGGAATAATAACTTTTTTTCTACTCGTTTGGATTATGGATTTGGGTTAGGGTGCGGGGTTAGCTCCTTAGGGTTAGGGGTAAAGGTTACGGGCTGACATGTGGACCGATCCACAAGATCCAGATCGATAGAAACGCTAGTTCTATATACTACTTGCATGGCGGGGAAAGAAACTGATTGGAAAGTAGAATATATGTTATTGACCTTTTGGCAATCTTAGCCACGGTTGGTCGCGAGAATTGAGAAATGTCTGAGCCTGTCCATTTCTTTTCGACTGAAGCTCTTACATCAACACATTTTTTTACTTATCTGGGAGATTTTTTATGATTTTAATTTGATCTTATAGAAGCTGCAAAGGCATTGAATAATATTGAAAAAAGACTTGGCGTTATTCACAC
The sequence above is a segment of the Montipora foliosa isolate CH-2021 chromosome 2, ASM3666993v2, whole genome shotgun sequence genome. Coding sequences within it:
- the LOC137990935 gene encoding uncharacterized protein, producing MRLLHEICTFFFFLNVQFPKTGSVNSFSSQGITRSDDLNALFGKSPKNDPQSLSLEFKSVANPEPFADNVESTSLEDSDDLQSSDISFDLLETSKHDKHEGNEVVDTEDSDYIETGKKHRKHNEPFKKTSVENNMYMKDFKTGKATNSSNNVNPSHERQVDHQEIKGQFLNARTFSREKSQENGNFNFDEEEGEHGYKPHEDITKMTLHSILLHPEEGVFDSGIAREVNMLPKLLEDKSDAGKTVSVIDNKEIVGKVTRDGQFGNEKTTDELKKTFSPYAGSKKYFVDRGGPTRDPKRIKRGSFNDSQISGEPEMRSSGHDANGESGPVQSFSEKIRPIGEAAEKQEMQKGTKSFDPVLLLEVRKIRMNVLRAERQAINDLNDVRKNFRLKMEDLMEDVKMVRKLTRNVHRKVGLTVNQALAMARQAKNNATNRLYMARKAAKALNNIEKRLGVIHTRNGSKILRSRIPEYSRLNDAHLYKQLLATNKILTKLDGAKELAIYRAEKRFRDEEKTGSSIAKEVDSLRNKLASAEGELSKETEAEIEDERKAQEKIDEAIRRNKLVVKKATFSLSAIEAYLQKLRSDEKKLNQLKFY